One window of the Perca flavescens isolate YP-PL-M2 chromosome 5, PFLA_1.0, whole genome shotgun sequence genome contains the following:
- the ercc6l2 gene encoding DNA excision repair protein ERCC-6-like 2 isoform X1 produces MMASNSAVEKATWREGDSCLAPDPRDGTLRETTIKRLTSTSHNDTTAWVVFTDHNKDEEEEVEAVPVSKLMRLGLNHFTQEKPVFPSSITDTRLCVPLELSDVDGDRVPYTINRYLRDYQREGIRFIYNNYICSRGCILGDDMGLGKTVQVIGFLAAVLHKTGTWGDIENNRPQFLQSQIPSKQSKPNKLFLIVAPLSVLYNWKDELDTWGHFQCVVVHGLKKEEELARIKKGRIEIALTTYETLRLCLDQFNNIDWSAVIVDEAHKIKNPNSQITQAMKDLKCKIRVGLTGTILQNNLEELWCVMDWAIPGCLGSLGHFKNSISYPIEQAQRHSATKRALATGRKTIRALVRKISKWFLRRTKALIKEQLPKKDDRVVYCCLTDFQQTVYQTVLDTEDVMLMLRSSEKCDCQSGRTRGRCCYDTNSEGAQMKVLYFSYLAILRKVANHAALLQCTAGTSKKQEKYVGGICAKVFQKFPDFVQRCKDEAFEALSDPMYSGKMKVLQKLLKHYLQRRDKILIFSLSTKLLDVLESYCMAEGLDYSRLDGTTKSKDRMQIVKEFNSSTRFNLCLVSTMAGGLGLNFTGANVVVLFDPTWNPANDLQAIDRAYRIGQCRDVTVLRLISLGTVEEVIYLRQVYKQQLQCSVVGKESARRYFEAVQGHGVHKGELFGIKNLFRLQTQGTCLTRKILEREGRVEAGVMTSSTHTGEEKEEETKGLSEPRDSPAINGPVRNDEPAKDNRNASKVPRGVLDFSSGSEEDEEEQGLKRKVSKPSVVDGNMGANAATGPCRMSLLQHGFSRLLERVKEKPELAEGDSSPGFESPPEEDAEDQKIESTSSGICKHSNIGNGAVCLPKLKTTTWDISSREDGENRDAGRQERVSLLKQRNDALRKRKGLEGWTDKKITVDEESDENSSPDTKKPNKLKTPLPKVRGFESYSDESEDLDIEVKTWPKRDAFKSESRGRDRGRQRLDHNRKRESASVRDKARSKYTEDIDTFTSSSEDEHTPIKKGRSTGCHFTSPQNERSRVKLPKDGQRAATTDRTETQAGMCKAVSFTSLKSQTSPASKEKDGTVDSVLGGVHEVAYTHSNQRVVGGSKAEERISRAAVRDVFERKMYSQLPANHLLGTQESLSASPPDSQPCPSTVRLEEPSVDHPVTYTNKSVHHTKHTTFIIGETPQAICRQQLEEMAETFKFPSIHQFAVEILRGNSTQRLAWLRQYYTSLNHPDLANTVTNNFPQPDSAQTSSSLTTTSLTSTVTAAKSHTQKHVPKAKWKPEDTPKNTEPKTKPETPQISVSVSQKPSRHPEDDEPQTKHRNPQKNVLSTQKKQKIPQKNVLEPLNDVPSLESEEQEEPVCSARGHKRTKRGSVSSSGAFRAGGGLGLDQASSSSGLGSGEAAALLNCTDRDIPSSPDLSHGRSTTLSKPTAQGREQKQKLPSRTSATIQGQRENRQTSSPPEQAASTSSHRSLLTDLIGDTSILDDLLKPKPRGAQQRGAPKTPPARPSVSVSTGFTTPSPSKITLKTDSGLAGLIDSLCSPNSNKSRAHQVVSKGTRKDFWDILNEGNEESINRLTDPAEVQRVCINTNFAARGRSGEEDSKSLWKTNEKFLWKK; encoded by the exons ATGATGGCTTCTAATTCTGCAGTTGAAAAAG CAACATGGCGTGAAGGTGACAGTTGTCTGGCTCCTGACCCAAGAGATGGCACCCTGCGAGAAACCACCATTAAGAGACTGACCTCCACCTCTCATAATGATACCACAGCATGGGTGGTATTCACTGACCATAataaagatgaagaagaagaagtggaaGCTGTACCTGTCTCCAAACTCATGAGACTGGGCTTGAATCACTTCACCCAGGAGAAACCTGTGTTTCCCAGCAGCATCACAGACACCAGGCTATGTGTCCCCTTAGAGTTGAGTGATGTTGATGGGGACAGAGTCCCCTACACTATCAACAGATACCTGAGGGATTACCAGAGAGAAGGTATTAGGTTCATATACAACAACTACATCTGTTCCAGAGGTTGTATCCTGGGGGATGACATGGGCCTGGGAAAAACTGTACAG GTCATTGGTTTCCTTGCTGCTGTGTTGCACAAAACAGGCACATGGGGGGACATCGAGAACAACAGGCCTCAGTTTCTGCAGAGTCAGATACCCTCCAAGCAAAGTAAACCCAACAAA TTGTTCCTCATTGTGGCCCCACTGTCAGTGCTTTACAACTGGAAAGATGAACTGGACACATGGGGTCACTTCCAGTGTGTGGTTGTCCACGGGctgaagaaagaggaggagcTGGCTCGCATCAAAAAGGGACGCATTGAGATTGCACTCACTACCTATGAGACTCTGCGCCTTTGTCTGGATCAGTTTAATAA CATAGACTGGTCTGCTGTGATTGTGGATGAAGCCCACAAGATAAAGAATCCAAACTCTCAGATCACTCAGGCCATGAAGGATCTGAAATGTAAG ATCAGAGTTGGCCTCACTGGCACCATCTTACAGAACAACCTTGAGGAGCTGTGGTGTGTCATGGACTG ggcCATACCTGGTTGTCTTGGCAGCTTAGGACATTTCAAGAACAGTATTTCATATCCGATTGAGCAAGCCCAGAGGCACAGTGCAACCAAACGTGCCCTAGCTACAGGGAGGAAGACCATCAGAGCCCTGGTGAGGAAGATTTCCAAGTGGTTCCTCAGAAGGACTAAAGCTCTCATTAAGGAACAACTGCCTAAGAAGGATGACCGG GTAGTGTATTGCTGTCTGACAGACTTTCAGCAGACTGTGTATCAGACAGTGCTGGACACTGAAGATGTGATGTTAATGCTGAGGTCTTCGGAGAAATGTGACTGTCAAAGTGGACGCACCCGGGGAAGATGCTGCTATGAT ACAAACTCAGAAGGGGCACAAATGAAGGTGCTGTACTTTAGTTACCTGGCCATATTGAGGAAGGTTGCCAACCATGCGGCACTGCTTCAGTGCACTGCAGGCACCAGCAAGAAACAG GAGAAGTATGTGGGTGGCATCTGTGCAAAGGTATTCCAAAAGTTTCCAGACTTTGTGCAGAGATGCAAAGATGAAGCATTTGAGGCCTTGTCGGACCCGATGTACAGCGGAAAGATGAAG GTTTTGCAGAAGCTGCTGAAACATTACTTGCAAAGGAGAgataaaatacttattttttctctctcaaccAAG CTGTTAGACGTGCTGGAGAGCTACTGCATGGCAGAGGGGCTGGACTACAGCAGGTTGGACGGAACCACCAAATCCAAAGACAGAATGCAGATTGTCAAAGAGTTCAACAGCTCCACTCGCTTCAACCTCTGCCTGGTTTCCACCAT GGCGGGTGGTCTTGGTCTTAACTTCACTGGGGCCAATGTGGTAGTGCTCTTTGACCCCACATGGAACCCAGCCAATGACCTCCAAGCTATTGACAG GGCATATCGTATTGGCCAGTGCAGGGATGTCACTGTTCTTAGGCTGATCTCATTGGGGACTGTAGAAGAGGTTATCTACCTTAGACAAGTTTACAAACAG CAATTGCAGTGCTCAGTTGTGGGCAAGGAGAGTGCGCGGCGGTACTTCGAAGCAGTGCAGGGCCATGGTGTCCATAAGGGGGAGCTGTTTGGGATCAAAAACCTCTTCAGGCTGCAGACCCAAGGGACATGCCTCACCCGCAAGATACTGGAG CGTGAAGGACGAGTGGAGGCCGGTGTAATgaccagcagcacacacacaggcgaagaaaaggaggaggagacaaaGGGACTTAGC gAACCTAGAGATTCTCCCGCTATAAATGGCCCTGTGCGGAATGATGAACCAGCCAAGGATAACAGAAATGCATCAAAGGTCCCCAGAGGGGTGTTGGACTTCAGCAGTGGGAGtgaagaggatgaggaggagcagGGTCTTAAGAGGAAAGTGTCAAAGCCCAGTGTAGTGGATGGCAACATGGGTGCGAATGCTGCCACTGGTCCTTGTCGAATGAGTCTTCTCCAGCACGGTTTCTCCAGGCTCCTCGAAAGGGTCAAAGAAAAACCAGAGTTAGCAGAAGGGGACAGTAGTCCGGGGTTCGAAAGCCCCCCTGAGGAAGATGCTGAGGATCAAAAGATTGAAAGTACCTCCTCTGGCATCTGCAAGCACTCCAATATAGGAAATGGTGCAGTATGTCTCCCTAAATTGAAAACAACAACCTGGGACATCTCCAGCAGAGAAGATGGGGAGAATAGAGATGCGGGGAGACAAGAAAGGGTGTCTCTGTTGAAACAGCGTAATGATGCTTTAAGAAAGAGAAAGGGCCTGGAAGGGTGGACGGATAAGAAAATTACAGTAGATGAGGAGAGTGATGAAAATTCCTCACCAGATACGAAGAAACCCAACAAGCTCAAAACTCCACTACCGAAAGTGCGCGGCTTTGAGAGTTACTCCGATGAATCTGAGGATTTGGACATAGAGGTAAAGACGTGGCCCAAGAGGGACGCTTTCAAATCAGAAAGTAGAGGACGTGACCGTGGGAGACAGAGGTTGGACCACAACAGAAAGAGGGAAAGCGCAAGTGTTAGGGACAAGGCCAGATCCAAATACACAGAAGACATAGACACATTCACATCATCCTCAGAAGATGAACACACTCCTATTAAGAAAGGGAGATCTACAGGATGTCACTTTACATCTCCGCAGAACGAAAGATCCCGAGTTAAGTTGCCAAAAGATGGTCAAAGAGCTGCAACAACCGACAGGACAGAGACACAAGCAGGGATGTGCAAAGCTGTGTCATTTACAAGTCTGAAAAGTCAGACATCCCCGGCCTCCAAAGAAAAGGATGGAACTGTCGACAGTGTGCTAG GGGGTGTACACGAGGTGGCGTACACCCACTCTAACCAGCGAGTGGTGGGCGGGAGCAAAGCAGAGGAGCGGATCAGCAGAGCTGCTGTACGAGACGTGTTTGAGCGCAAGATGTACTCTCAGCTCCCGGCCAATCACCTTCTAGGAACCCAGGAG AGTCTGTCAGCGAGCCCACCAGACAGTCAGCCTTGCCCTTCTACTGTCAGACTTGAGGAGCCCAGTGTGGACCATCCAGTCACCTACACCAACAAAAGTGTGCATCACACCAAACACACCACTTTCATCATCGGAGAGACTCCCCAGGCCATATGCAG GCAGCAGCTGGAGGAAATGGCAGAAACATTCAAATTTCCCTCAATCCATCAGTTTGCGGTGGAGATactaagaggaaactcaaccCAGAGACTGGCCTGGCTACGACAGTATTACACTTCACTGAACCACCCTGACCTGGCCAATACAGTCACAAACAACTTCCCTCAACCTGATTCAGCACAGACCTCCTCCTCTTTAACGACTACCTCCTTAACATCCACCGTAACAGCCGCAAAATCTCACACACAAAAGCATGTTCCAAAAGCTAAGTGGAAGCCTGAAGACACTCCTAAGAATACTGAACCTAAAACTAAGCCTGAAACCCCACAAATCAGCGTTTCCGTGTCACAGAAACCGTCTAGACACCCAGAAGATGATGAACCCCAGACAAAGCATAGAAACccacaaaaaaatgttctatCAACCCAGAAAAAGCAAAAGATCCCACAAAAGAATGTCCTAGAACCTCTTAATGATGTTCCAAGCCTTGAGtccgaggagcaggaggagccGGTCTGCAGTGCCAGAGGACATAAGAGGACAAAGAGGGGTAGTGTTTCTAGTTCTGGAGCCTTCAGAGCTGGTGGTGGTCTTGGCTTGGATcaggccagcagcagcagtggtctGGGGTCTGGGGAGGCTGCTGCTTTGCTGAACTGCACAGACAGAGATATCCCTTCTTCTCCGGACCTCAGCCATGGCAGGTCCACCACATTATCCAAACCCACAGCACAGGGAAGGGAGCAAAAGCAAAAATTGCCTTCAAGAACCAGCGCAACTATCCAAGGCCAGAGAGAAAATCGTCAGACCTCTTCTCCTCCTGAGCAGGCCGCATCCACCTCCAGTCATCGTTCCCTCCTCACAGATCTGATAGGAGACACCTCAATCCTCGATGATCTGTTAAAACCCAAACCCAGGGGTGCACAACAGAGAGGCGCCCCAAAAACACCCCCTGCTCGCCCCTCCGTGTCAGTAAGCACAGGTTTCACCACACCATCTCCATCCAAAATCACTCTAAAAACTGATTCTGGTTTAGCAGGCCTCATAGACTCCTTGTGCTCTCCAAACTCAAACAAATCACGCGCACACCAGGTGGTATCAAAGGGCACTCGCAAAGATTTCTGGGACATCTTGAATGAGGGTAATGAGGAGAGCATCAACAGGTTAACAGATCCAGCAGAAGTGCAGAGGGTTTGCATCAACACTAACTTTGCAGCAAGAGGTAGGTCTGGAGAAGAGGATAGCAAGAGTCTCTGGAAGACTAATGAGAAGTTCCTGTGGAAAAAGTAA
- the ercc6l2 gene encoding DNA excision repair protein ERCC-6-like 2 isoform X2 encodes MTWAWEKLYSIDWSAVIVDEAHKIKNPNSQITQAMKDLKCKIRVGLTGTILQNNLEELWCVMDWAIPGCLGSLGHFKNSISYPIEQAQRHSATKRALATGRKTIRALVRKISKWFLRRTKALIKEQLPKKDDRVVYCCLTDFQQTVYQTVLDTEDVMLMLRSSEKCDCQSGRTRGRCCYDTNSEGAQMKVLYFSYLAILRKVANHAALLQCTAGTSKKQEKYVGGICAKVFQKFPDFVQRCKDEAFEALSDPMYSGKMKVLQKLLKHYLQRRDKILIFSLSTKLLDVLESYCMAEGLDYSRLDGTTKSKDRMQIVKEFNSSTRFNLCLVSTMAGGLGLNFTGANVVVLFDPTWNPANDLQAIDRAYRIGQCRDVTVLRLISLGTVEEVIYLRQVYKQQLQCSVVGKESARRYFEAVQGHGVHKGELFGIKNLFRLQTQGTCLTRKILEREGRVEAGVMTSSTHTGEEKEEETKGLSEPRDSPAINGPVRNDEPAKDNRNASKVPRGVLDFSSGSEEDEEEQGLKRKVSKPSVVDGNMGANAATGPCRMSLLQHGFSRLLERVKEKPELAEGDSSPGFESPPEEDAEDQKIESTSSGICKHSNIGNGAVCLPKLKTTTWDISSREDGENRDAGRQERVSLLKQRNDALRKRKGLEGWTDKKITVDEESDENSSPDTKKPNKLKTPLPKVRGFESYSDESEDLDIEVKTWPKRDAFKSESRGRDRGRQRLDHNRKRESASVRDKARSKYTEDIDTFTSSSEDEHTPIKKGRSTGCHFTSPQNERSRVKLPKDGQRAATTDRTETQAGMCKAVSFTSLKSQTSPASKEKDGTVDSVLGGVHEVAYTHSNQRVVGGSKAEERISRAAVRDVFERKMYSQLPANHLLGTQESLSASPPDSQPCPSTVRLEEPSVDHPVTYTNKSVHHTKHTTFIIGETPQAICRQQLEEMAETFKFPSIHQFAVEILRGNSTQRLAWLRQYYTSLNHPDLANTVTNNFPQPDSAQTSSSLTTTSLTSTVTAAKSHTQKHVPKAKWKPEDTPKNTEPKTKPETPQISVSVSQKPSRHPEDDEPQTKHRNPQKNVLSTQKKQKIPQKNVLEPLNDVPSLESEEQEEPVCSARGHKRTKRGSVSSSGAFRAGGGLGLDQASSSSGLGSGEAAALLNCTDRDIPSSPDLSHGRSTTLSKPTAQGREQKQKLPSRTSATIQGQRENRQTSSPPEQAASTSSHRSLLTDLIGDTSILDDLLKPKPRGAQQRGAPKTPPARPSVSVSTGFTTPSPSKITLKTDSGLAGLIDSLCSPNSNKSRAHQVVSKGTRKDFWDILNEGNEESINRLTDPAEVQRVCINTNFAARGRSGEEDSKSLWKTNEKFLWKK; translated from the exons ATGACATGGGCCTGGGAAAAACTGTACAG CATAGACTGGTCTGCTGTGATTGTGGATGAAGCCCACAAGATAAAGAATCCAAACTCTCAGATCACTCAGGCCATGAAGGATCTGAAATGTAAG ATCAGAGTTGGCCTCACTGGCACCATCTTACAGAACAACCTTGAGGAGCTGTGGTGTGTCATGGACTG ggcCATACCTGGTTGTCTTGGCAGCTTAGGACATTTCAAGAACAGTATTTCATATCCGATTGAGCAAGCCCAGAGGCACAGTGCAACCAAACGTGCCCTAGCTACAGGGAGGAAGACCATCAGAGCCCTGGTGAGGAAGATTTCCAAGTGGTTCCTCAGAAGGACTAAAGCTCTCATTAAGGAACAACTGCCTAAGAAGGATGACCGG GTAGTGTATTGCTGTCTGACAGACTTTCAGCAGACTGTGTATCAGACAGTGCTGGACACTGAAGATGTGATGTTAATGCTGAGGTCTTCGGAGAAATGTGACTGTCAAAGTGGACGCACCCGGGGAAGATGCTGCTATGAT ACAAACTCAGAAGGGGCACAAATGAAGGTGCTGTACTTTAGTTACCTGGCCATATTGAGGAAGGTTGCCAACCATGCGGCACTGCTTCAGTGCACTGCAGGCACCAGCAAGAAACAG GAGAAGTATGTGGGTGGCATCTGTGCAAAGGTATTCCAAAAGTTTCCAGACTTTGTGCAGAGATGCAAAGATGAAGCATTTGAGGCCTTGTCGGACCCGATGTACAGCGGAAAGATGAAG GTTTTGCAGAAGCTGCTGAAACATTACTTGCAAAGGAGAgataaaatacttattttttctctctcaaccAAG CTGTTAGACGTGCTGGAGAGCTACTGCATGGCAGAGGGGCTGGACTACAGCAGGTTGGACGGAACCACCAAATCCAAAGACAGAATGCAGATTGTCAAAGAGTTCAACAGCTCCACTCGCTTCAACCTCTGCCTGGTTTCCACCAT GGCGGGTGGTCTTGGTCTTAACTTCACTGGGGCCAATGTGGTAGTGCTCTTTGACCCCACATGGAACCCAGCCAATGACCTCCAAGCTATTGACAG GGCATATCGTATTGGCCAGTGCAGGGATGTCACTGTTCTTAGGCTGATCTCATTGGGGACTGTAGAAGAGGTTATCTACCTTAGACAAGTTTACAAACAG CAATTGCAGTGCTCAGTTGTGGGCAAGGAGAGTGCGCGGCGGTACTTCGAAGCAGTGCAGGGCCATGGTGTCCATAAGGGGGAGCTGTTTGGGATCAAAAACCTCTTCAGGCTGCAGACCCAAGGGACATGCCTCACCCGCAAGATACTGGAG CGTGAAGGACGAGTGGAGGCCGGTGTAATgaccagcagcacacacacaggcgaagaaaaggaggaggagacaaaGGGACTTAGC gAACCTAGAGATTCTCCCGCTATAAATGGCCCTGTGCGGAATGATGAACCAGCCAAGGATAACAGAAATGCATCAAAGGTCCCCAGAGGGGTGTTGGACTTCAGCAGTGGGAGtgaagaggatgaggaggagcagGGTCTTAAGAGGAAAGTGTCAAAGCCCAGTGTAGTGGATGGCAACATGGGTGCGAATGCTGCCACTGGTCCTTGTCGAATGAGTCTTCTCCAGCACGGTTTCTCCAGGCTCCTCGAAAGGGTCAAAGAAAAACCAGAGTTAGCAGAAGGGGACAGTAGTCCGGGGTTCGAAAGCCCCCCTGAGGAAGATGCTGAGGATCAAAAGATTGAAAGTACCTCCTCTGGCATCTGCAAGCACTCCAATATAGGAAATGGTGCAGTATGTCTCCCTAAATTGAAAACAACAACCTGGGACATCTCCAGCAGAGAAGATGGGGAGAATAGAGATGCGGGGAGACAAGAAAGGGTGTCTCTGTTGAAACAGCGTAATGATGCTTTAAGAAAGAGAAAGGGCCTGGAAGGGTGGACGGATAAGAAAATTACAGTAGATGAGGAGAGTGATGAAAATTCCTCACCAGATACGAAGAAACCCAACAAGCTCAAAACTCCACTACCGAAAGTGCGCGGCTTTGAGAGTTACTCCGATGAATCTGAGGATTTGGACATAGAGGTAAAGACGTGGCCCAAGAGGGACGCTTTCAAATCAGAAAGTAGAGGACGTGACCGTGGGAGACAGAGGTTGGACCACAACAGAAAGAGGGAAAGCGCAAGTGTTAGGGACAAGGCCAGATCCAAATACACAGAAGACATAGACACATTCACATCATCCTCAGAAGATGAACACACTCCTATTAAGAAAGGGAGATCTACAGGATGTCACTTTACATCTCCGCAGAACGAAAGATCCCGAGTTAAGTTGCCAAAAGATGGTCAAAGAGCTGCAACAACCGACAGGACAGAGACACAAGCAGGGATGTGCAAAGCTGTGTCATTTACAAGTCTGAAAAGTCAGACATCCCCGGCCTCCAAAGAAAAGGATGGAACTGTCGACAGTGTGCTAG GGGGTGTACACGAGGTGGCGTACACCCACTCTAACCAGCGAGTGGTGGGCGGGAGCAAAGCAGAGGAGCGGATCAGCAGAGCTGCTGTACGAGACGTGTTTGAGCGCAAGATGTACTCTCAGCTCCCGGCCAATCACCTTCTAGGAACCCAGGAG AGTCTGTCAGCGAGCCCACCAGACAGTCAGCCTTGCCCTTCTACTGTCAGACTTGAGGAGCCCAGTGTGGACCATCCAGTCACCTACACCAACAAAAGTGTGCATCACACCAAACACACCACTTTCATCATCGGAGAGACTCCCCAGGCCATATGCAG GCAGCAGCTGGAGGAAATGGCAGAAACATTCAAATTTCCCTCAATCCATCAGTTTGCGGTGGAGATactaagaggaaactcaaccCAGAGACTGGCCTGGCTACGACAGTATTACACTTCACTGAACCACCCTGACCTGGCCAATACAGTCACAAACAACTTCCCTCAACCTGATTCAGCACAGACCTCCTCCTCTTTAACGACTACCTCCTTAACATCCACCGTAACAGCCGCAAAATCTCACACACAAAAGCATGTTCCAAAAGCTAAGTGGAAGCCTGAAGACACTCCTAAGAATACTGAACCTAAAACTAAGCCTGAAACCCCACAAATCAGCGTTTCCGTGTCACAGAAACCGTCTAGACACCCAGAAGATGATGAACCCCAGACAAAGCATAGAAACccacaaaaaaatgttctatCAACCCAGAAAAAGCAAAAGATCCCACAAAAGAATGTCCTAGAACCTCTTAATGATGTTCCAAGCCTTGAGtccgaggagcaggaggagccGGTCTGCAGTGCCAGAGGACATAAGAGGACAAAGAGGGGTAGTGTTTCTAGTTCTGGAGCCTTCAGAGCTGGTGGTGGTCTTGGCTTGGATcaggccagcagcagcagtggtctGGGGTCTGGGGAGGCTGCTGCTTTGCTGAACTGCACAGACAGAGATATCCCTTCTTCTCCGGACCTCAGCCATGGCAGGTCCACCACATTATCCAAACCCACAGCACAGGGAAGGGAGCAAAAGCAAAAATTGCCTTCAAGAACCAGCGCAACTATCCAAGGCCAGAGAGAAAATCGTCAGACCTCTTCTCCTCCTGAGCAGGCCGCATCCACCTCCAGTCATCGTTCCCTCCTCACAGATCTGATAGGAGACACCTCAATCCTCGATGATCTGTTAAAACCCAAACCCAGGGGTGCACAACAGAGAGGCGCCCCAAAAACACCCCCTGCTCGCCCCTCCGTGTCAGTAAGCACAGGTTTCACCACACCATCTCCATCCAAAATCACTCTAAAAACTGATTCTGGTTTAGCAGGCCTCATAGACTCCTTGTGCTCTCCAAACTCAAACAAATCACGCGCACACCAGGTGGTATCAAAGGGCACTCGCAAAGATTTCTGGGACATCTTGAATGAGGGTAATGAGGAGAGCATCAACAGGTTAACAGATCCAGCAGAAGTGCAGAGGGTTTGCATCAACACTAACTTTGCAGCAAGAGGTAGGTCTGGAGAAGAGGATAGCAAGAGTCTCTGGAAGACTAATGAGAAGTTCCTGTGGAAAAAGTAA